From a region of the Saccharomyces paradoxus chromosome IV, complete sequence genome:
- the PEX7 gene encoding Pex7p (Peroxisomal signal receptor for peroxisomal matrix proteins~similar to YDR142C): MLRYHMQGFSGYGVQYSPFFDNRLAVAAGSNFGLVGNGKLYILEIDRVGGIAEVNSFLTQDCLFDVAWNESHENQVLVAQGDGTLRLFDTTFKEFPIAIYKEHEREVFSCNWNLVNRQNFLSSSWDGSIKIWSPLRKQSLMSLTPRPLEITKMVDPLNAIILKKKNFTGISKNKNCVYQAQFSPHDQNLVISCSGNSYASLFDIRLPSSKNQNNFLVHSGLEALTCDFNKYRPYIVATGGVDNAIRIWDIRMLNKNESATNNRTTHSQPHNSSCINEIPNAHGLAIRKVTWSPHHSNILMSASYDMTCRIWRDLSNDGTKETYKTNSTDSSKGSIFNFTQHSEFVFGADWSLWGKPGYVASTAWDGNLFVWNGLGY; encoded by the coding sequence ATGCTCAGATATCATATGCAAGGTTTTAGTGGGTATGGTGTCCAATATTCTCCCTTTTTCGATAACAGGCTTGCAGTAGCTGCCGGTTCAAATTTTGGCTTGGttggaaatggaaaattgTACATACTAGAGATTGACCGTGTAGGTGGGATAGCGGAAGTTAATTCATTTTTAACACAAGATTGTTTATTTGACGTTGCATGGAACGAAAGTCATGAAAATCAAGTGTTGGTGGCACAAGGTGATGGCACATTACGCTTGTTTGATACCACCTTTAAAGAGTTTCCTATTGCCATATATAAGGAGCATGAACGAGAAGTATTCAGTTGCAATTGGAACCTAGTCAACAggcaaaattttttgagtAGTTCATGGGACGGATCTATAAAAATTTGGTCTCCTCTGAGAAAGCAAAGTTTGATGAGCCTTACTCCACGACCTTTAGAAATTACCAAGATGGTGGATCCATTAAATGCAattatattgaaaaagaaaaactttaCTGGTATTTCGAAGAATAAGAACTGTGTGTACCAGGCACAATTTTCTCCCCATGACCAAAATCTGGTCATATCCTGTTCAGGAAATTCTTATGCAAGCTTGTTTGACATCAGATTACCGTCCAGTAAAAACcagaataattttttagtGCATTCAGGGTTAGAAGCATTGACTTGCGATTTCAACAAATACAGACCTTATATAGTCGCCACAGGCGGTGTAGACAATGCCATTAGAATCTGGGACATTAGGATGCTAAATAAAAACGAATCGGCTACTAATAACAGGACTACGCACAGCCAACCCCACAATTCATCATGCATCAATGAGATCCCTAATGCGCACGGGCTTGCAATTAGAAAAGTTACCTGGTCCCCTCACCATTCCAATATTTTAATGTCTGCTTCATATGATATGACCTGTCGAATATGGAGAGATCTAAGTAATGATGGTACAAAAGAAACCTATAAAACTAACTCTACGGATTCTAGCAAAGGCTccatttttaatttcaCTCAGCATTCAGAATTCGTGTTTGGAGCTGACTGGAGCCTCTGGGGAAAGCCAGGCTACGTAGCTTCAACTGCATGGGATGGCAACTTATTTGTATGGAACGGCTTGGGTTATTGA
- the MKC7 gene encoding aspartyl protease (GPI-anchored aspartyl protease~similar to YDR144C), which yields MKLSAFTYVVDALLLYSLAVDAASIASPSSATNKDYIKVNFQKKYGNSFESASNDTKDKTRLVARDNDYELVELTNQNSFYSVELDIGTPPQKVTVLVDTGSSDLWVTGSNNPYCSTKKKDTIDSSFKQVNKDNSASVVESVFTEISYDTTIVTSEATATLDSTASTSQTIDCTAYGTFDTSKSSTFESNKTEFSITYGDSTFASGTWGRDQLSLNDLNITGLSFAVANETNSTVGVLGIGLPGLESTYSGISLSSAQKSYTYNNFPMVLKNSGAIKSTAYSLFANSSDSKHGTILFGAVDHGKYAGDLYTIPIINTLEHRGYKDPIQFQVTLQGVGTSKGDKEENLTTLTTTKIPVLLDSGTTISYMPAELVQMLADQVGATYSPVYGYYIMDCIQEMEQESSVIFDFGGFYLSNWLSDFQLVTDSRSNICILGIAPQSDPTIILGDNFLANTYVVYDLDNMEISMAHANSSDDGEYVDIIDGSVPSALKAPGYSSTWSTYESIVSGGNMFSTASNSSTSYSVSMSHSATSSSSFKGQKIQTSTSTFSNSKSSSTISSTRISSPTSSSSTRKENGGHNLNPPFFARFITAIFYHI from the coding sequence ATGAAATTATCTGCCTTCACATACGTTGTAGACGCATTGCTTCTCTATAGCTTAGCGGTGGATGCTGCTTCTATAGCTTCTCCATCCTCAGCAACTAATAAAGATTATATCAAAGTGAATTTTCAGAAGAAATACGGTAATTCATTTGAAAGCGCTTCTAATGATACGAAAGATAAAACGCGTTTGGTGGCAAGAGATAATGATTACGAGCTAGTAGAACTGACCAATCAAAATAGTTTTTATTCAGTGGAACTAGATATTGGCACCCCCCCTCAAAAAGTTACTGTGCTTGTAGACACTGGTTCTTCTGATCTATGGGTCACTGGTTCAAACAATCCATACTGTTCAACTAAGAAAAAGGATACTATTGATTCATCGTTTAAACAAGTAAACAAGGATAATTCAGCTAGCGTCGTTGAGAGTGTGTTTACTGAAATTAGTTATGACACTACTATAGTTACCAGTGAAGCCACTGCTACTCTAGATAGTACAGCTTCCACATCACAGACAATTGATTGTACTGCGTACGGGACATTTGACACTTCTAAGTCGTCTACATTCGAGTCCAATAAGACAGAATTTTCGATCACCTATGGTGATTCAACTTTTGCATCTGGTACATGGGGTCGTGACCAGTTGAGCTTGAACGATTTGAATATTACTGGTTTATCCTTTGCTGTAGCAAACGAAACCAACTCAACTGTTGGTGTCTTAGGTATTGGCTTGCCAGGCTTGGAATCAACTTATTCTGGTATTTCTCTCAGCTCTGCGCAAAAAAGCTACACGTACAATAACTTTCCGATGGTGCTAAAGAATTCAGGAGCCATAAAATCAACAGCCTATTCTTTATTCGCGAATTCCTCTGATTCCAAACATGGTACTATTTTGTTTGGCGCCGTAGATCATGGAAAATATGCAGGCGATCTCTACACAATTCCTATCATCAATACTTTGGAGCATCGCGGCTACAAGGATCCAATTCAATTCCAAGTCACTTTACAGGGAGTAGGTACTTCGAAAGGggataaagaagaaaatctaACCACCCTCACCACCACGAAGATCCCAGTTCTGTTAGATTCAGGTACCACCATATCATATATGCCAGCTGAGCTGGTACAAATGCTTGCCGACCAAGTGGGAGCTACCTACTCTCCCGTGTATGGTTACTACATAATGGATTGCATCCAAGAAATGGAACAGGAGAGCAGCGTCatctttgattttggtGGATTCTATCTTTCTAATTGGTTGAGCGATTTTCAACTAGTCACAGACAGTCGttcaaatatttgtataCTAGGAATTGCCCCCCAGTCAGATCCGACCATTATCCTAGGTGATAACTTCTTAGCTAATACTTACGTGGTATATGATTTGGACAATATGGAGATATCCATGGCTCATGCTAACTCCAGTGATGACGGTGAATACGTTGACATCATAGACGGCTCAGTTCCAAGTGCCCTTAAAGCACCCGGTTATTCAAGCACTTGGTCCACATATGAAAGTATCGTCTCTGGTGGGAACATGTTTTCGACGGCATCTAACTCCAGTACATCGTACTCTGTTTCCATGTCTCACTCGGCAACAAGTTCTTCCAGTTTCAAAGGCCAAAAAATCCAAACAAGTACGTCAaccttttccaattcaaaatcaagTTCAaccatttcttcaacaagaatATCATCTCCCACTTCAAGTTCCTCTAcgagaaaagaaaacggAGGACACAACCTAAATCCTCCATTTTTCGCCAGGTTCATTACGGCTATTTTTTATCACATTTGA
- the SAN1 gene encoding ubiquitin-protein ligase SAN1 (Ubiquitin-protein ligase~similar to YDR143C): MSESDQGQDRGTNTSPNNIENNNNSNSASAQLNSGTEQTRNITVSIQYSYFTPERLAHLSNISNNGNTENNSATSASTIAPGTGPSFGIGNGGHQPDGALVLSFRDVPASTPQDRLNSFISVAAQLAMERFNRLLNRPKGITKDEFDKLPVLPVSDLPKTEGPLCSICYDEYEDESDPSKTKRKRDSEDEGESEGTKKRKDNEGALNTRIIAGNGSGPSITNAAVVEQPPDLHDEETNPSYKHSPIKLPCGHIFGRECIYKWSRLENSCPLCRQKISESAGVQRAAQQDTDEVAANEAAFERIRRVLYDPTAANNTNENATASENTSNTTVPTIGNANSGEQMLSRTGFFLMPQNGQSLHDPVRLPPNDSDRNVFSGLNSTDQNLPSNPGGSNNNQSPRWVPIPLTLFQFHSPNPNSNASNSSASPSTTTGSNSNDTSSDATDAHHNRLRAVLDHIFNVAQGGTSDTSETETSGAQTVQNQGHNDTSSFDATQGSSFLDNISRLTGHFRNGSRENNNDNNYNNDHQGNGSTTDSNRNNLFSSGVASYRNQNGDVTTVELNSNNSAHPPADENSSQDQDSSSSDTTIHNNVPNDNNEQRSTQ, translated from the coding sequence ATGAGTGAAAGCGATCAAGGACAAGACAGAGGCACAAATACATCACCAAATAAcattgaaaataataataattcaAACTCAGCCTCCGCCCAACTCAATAGTGGTACTGAGCAAACAAGAAACATAACCGTTTCCATTCAGTATTCGTATTTCACTCCGGAGAGGCTAGCACATTTAAGCAATATATCTAATAATGGTAATACTGAAAATAATAGTGCAACGTCCGCTAGCACGATTGCCCCAGGTACTGGGCCCAGCTTTGGAATCGGAAATGGGGGTCATCAACCTGACGGCGCTCTTGTTCTATCTTTTCGTGATGTTCCTGCGTCTACTCCCCAAGACCGTTTGAACAGCTTCATATCTGTTGCCGCTCAGCTAGCAATGGAGAGATTCAACAGATTGTTAAATAGACCAAAAGGTATAACAAAGGATGAGTTTGATAAACTGCCTGTGCTGCCGGTATCTGATCTACCCAAAACTGAAGGACCTTTGTGTAGTATATGTTATGACGAatatgaagatgaaagcGATCCTtctaaaacaaaaagaaaaagggaTTCAGAAGATGAAGGGGAATCTGAAgggacaaaaaaaaggaaggatAACGAAGGTGCGCTCAACACACGTATAATCGCTGGCAATGGCAGTGGCCCATCGATTACAAATGCTGCGGTTGTTGAGCAGCCTCCAGATCTTCATGATGAGGAAACTAATCCAAGCTACAAGCACTCACCAATCAAGTTGCCTTGCGGCCACATTTTTGGAAGAGAATGTATTTACAAATGGTCAAGATTAGAAAATTCCTGTCCCCTCTGTAGACAAAAGATTAGCGAATCTGCAGGTGTTCAACGTGCAGCTCAACAAGATACGGATGAAGTAGCAGCTAACGAAGCCGCCTTTGAACGTATTAGACGAGTTCTGTACGATCCAACTGCAGCGAATAATACTAACGAAAACGCTACCGCATCCGAGAATACTTCCAATACAACGGTTCCTACTATTGGAAACGCGAATTCTGGCGAACAGATGTTATCAAGGACAGGCTTCTTCCTAATGCCTCAAAACGGCCAATCTCTACACGATCCAGTCCGCTTACCACCTAACGATAGCGATAGAAATGTTTTCAGCGGACTGAACTCAACTGACCAAAATCTACCTTCTAACCCTGGTGGTTCGAATAACAATCAAAGTCCGCGCTGGGTTCCAATCCCCTTGACCTTATTCCAATTCCACAGTCCAAATCCGAACTCTAACGCTTCTAATTCTTCAGCAAGCCCATCGACAACGACCGGTTCAAACTCAAATGACACTAGCAGTGACGCTACAGATGCTCACCATAACAGACTAAGAGCTGTTTTGGATCACATATTCAACGTTGCTCAGGGAGGAACATCAGATACCTCCGAAACAGAAACTTCTGGAGCGCAAACTGTTCAAAACCAAGGACATAATGACACATCGTCATTTGATGCAACCCAAGGAAGTTCCTTTTTGGACAATATTTCACGACTAACAGGCCATTTCAGGAATGGCTCAAGGGAAAACAATAACGACAATAACTATAACAATGATCATCAAGGAAATGGAAGTACTACCGACAGCAACAGAAATAACTTATTTTCCTCGGGTGTTGCCAGCTATAGAAATCAAAATGGTGATGTTACTACTGTTGAACTAAACAGCAACAATTCTGCCCACCCACCTGCAGACGAAAATTCCTCCCAAGACCAAGATTCAAGTAGCTCGGACACGACTATTCATAACAACGTCCCtaatgataacaatgaGCAACGATCAACTCAATAG
- the DOP1 gene encoding Dop1p (Golgi-localized, leucine-zipper domain containing protein~similar to YDR141C) yields the protein MSLPLKPLTIDSNNKQLDSKQKKFHANVERALERFDSVTEWADYIASLGTLLKALQSWSPKFQNVRYYVPSPYQVSRRLTSSLSPALPAGVHQKTLEVYTYIFEHISLETLATECNIWIPGILPLMTYASMSVRSHLIELYDNYILQLPQTTLRLLIRPLISSLLPGIDDESSDFLPLTLKLVETLQENLDDNSLFWQTLFLVMTANKGRRLGGLTWLTRKFPSLNAVPHLVNKIKMEAEENTSETETNDSHLDRKRRKEEAFKVLLPAAKDLVTPEPGLLIRCLVGCLEDENDILIKRSVLDLLLQRLRLDSPVLNVLITSEDKKLLIMSCCKTTLSKDMSLNRRIWNWLLGPTAGGMLNNNSGNSMEDTTSVKSGNEESNVYFTKYGLGALLEGLNDLLSEEESVLTAFKISMAVMDRWEIGSLVIPELFVPLLYSSENFKHNEQILKTARTFFDNVETNIIWGKLFQELEDIKNLRVLDFVLTNFNIGSDEEIIVRHLPLILLALLALPPNDKDIKNIHKLQKFSLYNKLLSYIPERALLPLSHSKLKHDDDISCEELLSKIREFYTNVSNPSSISEKDNTAERLPPFTTEDLTFLIANLIQKKLLSSLRELEFINESSRLFIAIFEKIPESEGPNGGSHTSWSDKKITQSIFGAILRLCESHNDAKSEEIVGIVEIFSNYLYSRMEFIESMKLLKMIMMAVWKSLKDPRHQILGVKNLKTLNRFIPSKFIESALVYTFVEEEDISERLGVLDLLWTQLDSNTNLIRRPLELILGELFDDQNPFYLTVSKWILSIINSGSAARLFYILTDNILMVTHLEKEALDERDDLDMLTYEFQMLAYVLKTNSGRTRKVFSTELTSIKSLTIWKNEDVSTYKCLLLVTLTRFLNIKNNTHAKSIRSALILLDILLDGTEENFKDIVIFLLQMSSKYIADEGIEPELIAVSLLDIVSKVLRLSHDNGIKLDIFDDNAAHLKYIDFLVTSVSNMKSPLIVTAYVKLLSESIVYFENSIFRMILPLSASLVQCVQRLFLLEKKEGGYYQPVALLLGGLEELLEISHGYLVTDEREGYFSGSNLKGDFIQSVVSNVFSSDSSNEESKIQGERDVILQSFRQVISCCLDIWYWAHNISCKSNDDSSLDVTNHNSYKFKFRSKKLLETLFLLEPLELLENLISAKPENVTVTLVHVLDGNKPAMTIPHLLYGVIIRYNRTASVKFSNRDGSRASTTKLTKGEPSMLKRLGGESIITFLFNYVDSVENSAIEEFYGDFLLFFREVATNYNLYSDVSLSILKLVALISEKVSKTQFGEQKRVRREISDVFFKYLPNAFINFTNLYRGHPDSFKDLEFVVRRVQYIVNDQIGGDKFNTTLSTIVNQCLTPYIKPKSEKNIPGYVLELAAVISHLGSKVKSWRLLIGELFQNDKKLLVIGSDQTWERIIYEWSIYPENKSKILNDLLLEIGSKRSSVTPTLITFNLGSDSEVEYKCQNLLKISYLLMISPNDAYLLQFSSLISCIFQYLVSKDIKLKGSCWILLRVLLLRFSESHFNDYWSMISYCLQTNLQEFYESLQIQSDVDSQTILQVCKTLDLLLLLNMEGFTSTNEWIFVIDTINCVYKTNSFVALADEIAEFKDYEITKADDLELPTTLKDGLPLLRGIHRIERHTQLRSFFQNLSYLHYEKVYGLGSVDLHGCSEDLKKDILS from the coding sequence ATGTCCTTACCACTAAAGCCTCTTACAATTGACTCAAATAATAAGCAACTAGACTCTAAACAGAAGAAGTTTCATGCTAATGTCGAGCGTGCATTAGAGAGATTTGACTCGGTAACAGAATGGGCGGACTATATTGCTAGTTTGGGAACACTATTGAAGGCATTGCAAAGCTGGTCACCCAAATTCCAGAATGTAAGATACTACGTTCCTTCTCCGTATCAGGTGAGTCGAAGATTGACATCCTCATTATCACCGGCGTTACCTGCAGGTGTTCACCAGAAAACCTTAGAGGTTtatacatacatatttGAACACATTAGCCTTGAAACTCTAGCTACAGAGTGTAACATTTGGATCCCGGGTATCTTACCTCTGATGACATATGCCTCTATGTCTGTTAGGTCACATTTAATAGAGCTTTACGATAATTATATCCTTCAGTTACCTCAAACAACTTTAAGGCTACTAATCAGACCTTTGATTTCTAGTTTGTTGCCAGGgattgatgatgaaagcAGTGATTTTTTACCTTTAACTTTAAAACTCGTTGAGACCTTGCAGGAGAATTTGGATGACAATTCCTTATTTTGGCAAACGTTATTTTTAGTTATGACTGCAAATAAAGGCAGAAGACTGGGCGGTCTCACCTGGCTGACTAGAAAATTCCCATCGTTGAATGCTGTACCTCATCTGgtaaacaaaataaaaatggaagcAGAAGAGAACACAAGCGAAACCGAAACTAACGATTCTCACCTAGacaggaaaagaagaaaagaagaagctttCAAGGTTTTATTGCCTGCAGCTAAAGATTTAGTGACCCCTGAACCAGGTCTGCTTATCCGATGCCTTGTCGGTTGtttagaagatgaaaatgatattcTTATTAAAAGAAGCGTTTTGGATCTTTTGCTACAGCGGTTAAGGCTAGATTCTCCTGTTTTAAATGTTCTTATTACTTCTGAGgataaaaaattactgATCATGAGCTGTTGTAAAACTACTTTGAGCAAGGATATGTCTTTGAACAGAAGAATATGGAACTGGCTTCTCGGTCCTACTGCTGGGGGGATGCTAAACAATAACAGCGGAAACTCGATGGAAGACACTACTTCGGTCAAGTCAGGAAACGAAGAAAGTAATGTGtattttacaaaatatgGGTTAGGTGCCCTTTTGGAAGGTTTAAACGACCTTCTctcagaagaagaatccGTTCTAACCGCATTCAAGATAAGCATGGCAGTCATGGATAGGTGGGAGATTGGCTCACTTGTAATCCCTGAACTATTCGTTCCACTTCTCTATTCCTCggaaaatttcaaacaCAACGAACAAATCCTGAAAACCGCACGCACCTTTTTTGACAATGTTGAAACCAATATTATATGGGGAAAGCTTTTTCAGGAACTTGAAGATATCAAAAACCTAAGAGTTTTAGATTTCGTATTAACAAATTTTAATATTGGAAGCGACGAAGAAATTATTGTACGCCATCTTCCTTTGATTTTATTAGCTTTACTTGCTCTTCCACCTAATGATaaagatatcaaaaatattcataAGCTccaaaagttttctttgtatAACAAATTGCTAAGCTATATCCCTGAGAGGGCTCTTCTTCCTCTCAGTCACTCAAAATTAAAGCACGATGATGATATAAGCTGCGAAGAACTTTTGAGCAAAATACGTGAGTTCTATACCAATGTTTCTAATCCATCTAGCATTTCAGAGAAGGATAATACGGCTGAGCGTTTGCCACCCTTTACAACGGAGGATCTAACTTTTTTAATAGCAAATCTTATTCAGAAAAAGCTTCTTTCAAGTTTACGAGAGTTAGAATTTATCAACGAAAGCTCTAGATTATTTATAGCTATTTTCGAAAAGATTCCTGAATCTGAAGGACCTAATGGAGGATCTCACACAAGCTGGTCGGATAAGAAAATAACTCAGAGCATATTTGGGGCTATTCTCAGGCTTTGTGAATCTCATAATGATGCAAaatcagaagaaatagtTGGAATAGTAGAAATTTTTAGTAACTACTTATATTCGCGCATGGAATTCATTGAGTCGAtgaaattgttgaaaatgatcATGATGGCTGTGTGGAAATCTTTAAAAGATCCACGCCACCAAATATTAGGGGTCAAAAACTTAAAGACTCTAAACAGGTTTATTCCATccaaattcattgaaagTGCGTTGGTATATACTTTtgtggaagaagaagatatatCCGAGAGGCTGGGCGTTTTAGATCTGTTATGGACACAGCTAGACTCAAATACAAATTTGATCAGGCGCCCTCTTGAATTAATTCTGGGTGAACTTTTTGATGATCAGAATCCCTTTTATTTAACTGTTTCAAAGTggattttatcaataataaattcAGGATCTGCTGCAAGACTATTTTACATTTTGACTGATAACATTCTAATGGTTACTCATCTCGAAAAAGAAGCCTTAGACGAGAGGGACGATCTTGATATGCTCACATATGAGTTCCAGATGCTTGCTTATGTGTTGAAAACAAACAGCGGCCGAACGAGGAAAGTTTTTTCCACTGAACTTACCTCAATAAAATCTTTAACCATATGGAAGAATGAGGACGTTTCCACATATAAATGTCTGCTGTTGGTCACGTTGACAAGGTTTCTGAACATAAAGAACAATACACACGCCAAAAGTATCAGGAGCGCGTTAATTCTTTTGGATATCTTGCTGGATGGGACTGAGGAAAACTTCAAGGATATAGTTATATTTTTACTGCAAATGTCATCTAAATATATTGCAGATGAAGGAATCGAACCAGAGTTAATAGCGGTTTCTCTGTTGGATATTGTGTCAAAGGTTCTCAGACTATCACACGATAATGGTATTAAACTAGACATTTTTGATGACAATGCTGCCCATTTGAAATATATCGATTTTCTTGTTACCAGCGTTTCAAATATGAAGAGTCCTCTCATTGTAACGGCTTATGTGAAGCTTCTTTCCGAAAGCattgtttattttgagAATTCTATATTTCGAATGATTTTACCATTGTCTGCATCTCTTGTGCAGTGCGTCCAAAGATTGTTTTTgctggaaaagaaagaaggtgGTTATTACCAACCAGTTGCTTTGCTGCTGGGTGGTCTCGAAGAGTTATTAGAAATTTCACACGGTTATCTTGTTACTGACGAAAGGGAAGGATACTTTTCAGGGTCTAATTTAAAGGGTGATTTCATTCAATCCGTGGTTTCAAACGTTTTTTCATCCGATTCCTCCAATGAAGAAAGTAAGATTCAAGGAGAAAGAGACGTAATACTGCAATCTTTCAGACAGGTGATTTCGTGCTGTTTAGATATTTGGTATTGGGCTCATAATATTTCGTGTAAATCTAATGATGATTCCAGCCTGGACGTCACTAATCATAACTCGTACAAGTTCAAATTCAGGTCGaagaaattattagaaACTTTATTCCTACTAGAACCTTTGGAACTGCTGGAAAATTTAATCAGTGCTAAGCCAGAGAACGTTACAGTTACTCTAGTACATGTGCTCGACGGCAATAAACCCGCTATGACAATACCACATTTATTGTATGGTGTAATTATCAGATACAATAGAACGGCATCTGTGAAATTTTCTAATCGTGATGGAAGCAGGGCAAGCACAACTAAATTAACTAAAGGGGAGCCTTCCATGTTAAAAAGGCTAGGTGGGGAATCAATTATTACATTTTTGTTTAACTACGTGGATTCTGTAGAAAACTCCGCAATAGAAGAGTTTTATGGAGATTTCCTGCTATTCTTCAGAGAAGTAGCAACCAATTATAACCTGTATTCTGATGTTTCATTGTCTATTCTGAAACTTGTCGCCCTTATTTCTGAAAAAGTAAGTAAAACGCAGTTTGGAGAACAAAAACGGGTTAGAAGGGAGATATCGGATgtgtttttcaaatatttacCCAATGCATTCATAAACTTTACAAACTTGTATCGTGGCCATCCTGATTCATTTAAAGATTTAGAGTTTGTGGTACGCCGTGTTCAATATATCGTCAACGATCAAATTGGAGGAGACAAGTTTAATACGACGTTATCGACAATTGTAAATCAGTGTTTAACCCCTTACATCAAACCCAAAAGCGAGAAAAATATCCCAGGTTATGTCTTAGAACTCGCTGCGGTTATATCCCACCTAGGTTCAAAAGTTAAAAGTTGGAGGCTTTTAATTGGGgaattgtttcaaaatgacaaaaaacTTTTGGTGATTGGCAGTGATCAAACTTGGGAAAGAATTATTTACGAATGGTCCATTTATCCAGAGAATAAatcgaaaattttgaacGATTTACTATTGGAGATTGGCTCCAAGCGTTCAAGCGTGACGCCAACTTTGATCACATTTAACTTGGGAAGCGATTCAGAAGTCGAGTACAAGTGCCAAaaccttttgaaaatatcgTATTTGCTGATGATATCGCCAAATGACGCGTATTTGTTACAGTTTTCCTCTTTGATAAGTTGCATTTTCCAGTATCTAGTATCCAAAGATATCAAGCTTAAGGGAAGCTGCTGGATCTTATTGAGAGTTTTGCTTTTGAGATTTTCAGAATCTCATTTCAACGACTACTGGTCTATGATCAGCTACTGTTTACAAACTAATTTGCAGGAATTTTATGAATCATTACAAATACAGTCAGACGTTGATTCACAAACAATATTGCAGGTGTGTAAGACTTTAGATCTGCTACTCTTACTCAACATGGAAGGTTTCACCTCTACGAATGAATGGATTTTTGTTATTGATACGATAAATTGtgtatataaaacaaattcGTTCGTGGCACTGGCAGACGAAATTGCAGAGTTCAAGGATTATGAAATAACCAAAGCTGATGATCTCGAATTACCGACAACTTTGAAAGATGGTCTTCCATTATTACGAGGCATTCACAGAATCGAGAGGCACACCCAGCTAAGAAGTTTCTTCCAGAATTTGAGTTATCTGCATTATGAGAAAGTTTATGGATTAGGGTCAGTTGATTTACATGGTTGTAGTGAAGATCTCAAAAAAGATATTCTGTCTTAA